Part of the Pseudomonas sp. M30-35 genome is shown below.
TGCCCGAGTTTGAGGCCACAGTACCGAGCGAACTGCACGCCCAACTGCGGCCTTACCAAGTGCAAGGGCTAGCATGGATGCAAGCGTTGAGTGAATTGGAAATGGGCGGCCTACTGGCTGACGACATGGGCTTGGGTAAAACCCTGCAAACCCTTGCCCATATTCTCAGCGAAAAACAGGCTGGGCGCCTCCAGCAACCCGCATTGATTGTGATGCCGACGACCCTGATACCGAACTGGCAAGATGAAGCTGCCCGCTTCGCCCCGACGCTGAGTGTGCTTGCGCTGCATGGCAGCAAGCGACGCAGCCTGTTCAGATTGATTGGTCAGCACGATGTGGTACTGACCACTTATGCACTGCTGTCCAGAGATTTAAAAAACCTGAGCGCGCATAAGTATCACCTGCTGATTCTTGATGAAGCACAAAATATCAAAAACCCGCGCAGTAAAACCGCCCTCGCCGCCGGACAAATCGCTGCGCGCCAGCGCCTGTGCCTAACCGGAACACCGCTGGAAAACCATCTGGGTGAATTGTGGTCACTGTTCAACTTCTTGATGCCGGGTTGGCTCGGCGACAGTAAAAGCTTTAGTCGCGACTACCGCACACCCATTGAAAAGCAAGGCAACGAGCAACGTCTGGCGCACTTGCATGGGCGTATCAAGCCGTTTGTGCTGCGTCGTAAAAAGCAAGATGTCGCCCGTGAGTTACCGCCAAAAACCGAAATTACCCACTGGGTCGATCTTAGCGCTGCACAACGTGATCGCTATGAAACCTTACGCTTGGCGATGGATAAGAAAGTGCGCGCCGAAATCGCGCGCCAAGGCTTGGCCCGCAGTCAGATTGTAATCCTTGAGGCCCTGCTGCGTTTGCGCCAGGCCTGTTGTGACCTGCGCTTGCTTGATGACAGCGACACATCACTGAAAAGCAGCGATTCGGGCAAACTCAGCGCATTGCTCGACATGCTTGAAGAACTATTTGCCGAAGGGCGCAAAGTGCTGCTGTTCTCGCAGTTCACCTCGATGCTGGCGTTGATTGAAGCAGAATTGATAGCACGCGATGTGAGCTACGTAAAACTGACCGGTAGCACCCAGGACCGGCGTACTCCGGTCGAGCAGTTTCAAGCGGGTGAGCACTCGATTTTCTTAATCAGCCTGAAAGCCGGGGGCGCAGGCTTGAACCTGACCGCAGCCGATACGGTGATCCACTTTGACCCCTGGTGGAACCCGGCAAGCGAAGCCCAAGCCAGTGACCGCGCCTATCGCATTGGCCAGGACAAGCCGGTGTTTGTTTACAAAATGATCACCCGAGGCAGCGTGGAGGAGAAAATCCAACACATGCAGCAAGCCAAAGCCAACCTGGCTCGCGGAGTCCTTGACGGCGGCAGTCAGGAGAAATGGCGGCTTACAGAAGACGACCTGCAAATGCTGCTTGAGCCTCTAACGCCTTAAGCCACCAACACCTTAGTCGAACCTTATTGGCTGGCGTTTTTGCTGATGACCTCACCCGTTGAGTCAATCGGCTTGCTCGAAGGAAACTTGTACGAGGCAAACCTGACTGCGACGACTGACAGCGCCAACAGGAAAATCCCCGCGCAGGAATACACCAGCCCAATATCAGG
Proteins encoded:
- a CDS encoding DEAD/DEAH box helicase, whose protein sequence is MPLNILHLSQDNWRSTFDAGHFRRGLGYAEEMRSTLLNLTDNSLRASCKGSSGQTYQQRINLFPTTHGWSINGHCTCPVSYNCKHVAAALLTLEHQQKSAVDHSTLITPSQKIAEQRLEGIAPQPILSLGSHARVHFDARKGRMLEQTQHRAALAFDYQGHLAYGRQGKDLLIRQQADLNLRVVRDATAEAQLRKRLTDLGLNIALRQSEALGEHQGEHFELPNEASWLRFVEKHLPVLSAQGWKIEMQPGFHYNLAQIDDWYAEIEESAEHDWFDLELGIKVDGQRISLLPVLLQAIRRTPWLLNGEAVAQRQDEDMLLVNLAQTDQRVALPFSRLKPMLTTLGELFFREPGEIGPQIRLPRADAPRLSQLANGPALEWHGGEQLRGFAHRLHALPEFEATVPSELHAQLRPYQVQGLAWMQALSELEMGGLLADDMGLGKTLQTLAHILSEKQAGRLQQPALIVMPTTLIPNWQDEAARFAPTLSVLALHGSKRRSLFRLIGQHDVVLTTYALLSRDLKNLSAHKYHLLILDEAQNIKNPRSKTALAAGQIAARQRLCLTGTPLENHLGELWSLFNFLMPGWLGDSKSFSRDYRTPIEKQGNEQRLAHLHGRIKPFVLRRKKQDVARELPPKTEITHWVDLSAAQRDRYETLRLAMDKKVRAEIARQGLARSQIVILEALLRLRQACCDLRLLDDSDTSLKSSDSGKLSALLDMLEELFAEGRKVLLFSQFTSMLALIEAELIARDVSYVKLTGSTQDRRTPVEQFQAGEHSIFLISLKAGGAGLNLTAADTVIHFDPWWNPASEAQASDRAYRIGQDKPVFVYKMITRGSVEEKIQHMQQAKANLARGVLDGGSQEKWRLTEDDLQMLLEPLTP